The Anastrepha ludens isolate Willacy chromosome 2, idAnaLude1.1, whole genome shotgun sequence genome contains a region encoding:
- the LOC128856210 gene encoding polycystin-2, giving the protein MEPNRKMLILLGVCIFIVVLCLIVIILVFGFSHESRKFRGLLFVIAVVLLFQCLIGDFCKFLGYSCYSALRKRPAVQEGPDVGRSATTNNYDEDALVRLQLASHEAAMYAAPAHYNESLNLKYKLIINELRLYGIYFLFLMLLVVGSRDYLVYYNTRTMRTVFAETRLGDVGLHYVTNLDGVYRYIASVTIEAFNQGKDYNDEVISEPGWINYNIAKLLSVVRLRQVRREDKYIGLTSPRFDTRNYMPRWELPFERLHYISKYVHTYGPWLQGELDSNLFTTRYHKGHLYTYEGNNGYLTFLSRDLNNSLTILQYLRKSNWIDERTAGIFVDFTLYNADSNIFSVCTIFMEFTPFGDVLPLLDVESVKLLMNLDNIPGVMLTIFLLYLFSFIYFTKHLILNLLYKTKMSASPWNVVDCVMVCLNVFIIILIIAREAKVASLMTRFENSMKLEFVDFRVPAKMDHIANLAIGFLISLTTLRLWKVFQFAKPFRVFTRTLYRARYALLTLLAVIIIWLIAFGFSSYIINGNDTKHFTHLTGSFTTSMSYSFGFSKSISPDELTFGGLTLGFILYALLMFVIAIVLLNLFITLICDYFSENKITLDDEEANELSFYEFLKVEFGDWGRWCKRTCCFCCRKRVYDPEKGDVKEQIEKSVDDAEKKAGKRKMTDREEEGPSYGPQLRDLSQVRAMARKFNAQIALLRRHQRWRQRYNR; this is encoded by the coding sequence ATGGAGCCGAATCGCAAAATGCTCATTCTCTTAGGGGTATGCATCTTCATTGTTGTGCTCTGTCTAATTGTCATCATTCTTGTTTTCGGGTTCTCACACGAGTCACGGAAATTTCGTGGGCTACTATTTGTTATCGCTGTCGTGCTACTCTTTCAATGCCTCATCGGCGACTTCTGCAAATTCCTGGGTTATTCCTGCTACTCCGCGTTGCGCAAGAGGCCAGCAGTACAAGAGGGACCGGATGTGGGACGCTCTGCCACCACAAATAACTATGATGAGGATGCTTTGGTGCGCCTGCAGTTGGCCAGTCATGAGGCAGCTATGTATGCTGCGCCGGCACATTACAACGAGTCGCTAAATCTCAAATACAAACTGATCATTAACGAGTTACGGCTGTATggcatatattttctgttcctAATGCTTTTGGTAGTTGGTTCACGTGATTATCTCGTGTATTACAATACGCGCACGATGAGAACGGTATTCGCAGAGACACGATTGGGTGATGTTGGCCTTCACTATGTGACCAATTTGGATGGTGTCTATAGGTACATAGCAAGCGTAACAATTGAAGCTTTCAATCAGGGAAAAGATTACAATGACGAGGTGATCTCGGAACCCGGTTGGATAAATTATAATATAGCTAAACTGCTGAGTGTAGTGCGTCTGAGGCAGGTGCGACGTGAAGATAAGTACATCGGTCTGACCTCCCCACGTTTCGATACCAGAAACTATATGCCACGCTGGGAGTTGCCCTTTGAGAGGTTACACTACATCAGcaagtatgtacacacatatgggCCATGGTTGCAAGGAGAATTAGATTCGAATTTATTTACAACTCGATATCATAAGGgccacttatatacatatgaagGGAATAACGGTTATTTAACGTTTTTATCACGTGACTTGAACAATAGTTTAACAATACTCCAATATCTACGGAAATCCAATTGGATAGACGAGCGAACTGCTGGCATCTTCGTCGACTTCACACTCTATAATGCCGACTCGAACATTTTCAGCGTCTGCACGATTTTCATGGAGTTTACACCATTCGGCGATGTACTCCCACTTCTTGACGTAGAGAGTGTTAAGTTGCTGATGAATTTGGACAATATACCTGGAGTTATGCTTACCATATTCCTGCTGTATCTTTTCTCCTTTATATATTTCACCAAGCATTTGATTTTGAATCTGCTTTATAAGACAAAGATGTCCGCTTCGCCATGGAATGTAGTGGATTGTGTGATGGTGTGCTTGAATGTCTTCataattattttgattattgCACGCGAGGCTAAGGTGGCTTCGTTGATGACGCGTTTCGAGAACTCGATGAAGTTGGAGTTTGTGGATTTCCGAGTGCCTGCAAAAATGGATCATATAGCTAATCTGGCCATTGGCTTTCTCATTTCTCTGACCACTTTACGCCTTTGGAAGGTATTTCAGTTTGCCAAACCATTTCGTGTCTTTACACGCACACTCTATCGCGCTCGTTATGCATTACTTACGCTATTGGCGGTCATCATCATTTGGTTAATCGCTTTCGGTTTCAGTTCGTATATAATTAACGGCAACGACACCAAACACTTCACGCACCTCACTGGGAGCTTCACTACTTCGATGAGCTACTCATTTGGCTTTAGCAAAAGTATTAGTCCGGATGAACTTACCTTTGGTGGTTTGACACTCGGTTTCATTTTGTATGCGCTTTTAATGTTCGTAATTGCCATTGTTTTACTGAATCTGTTCATTACTTTGATCTGCGACTATTTTTCGGAGAACAAAATTACTTTGGATGATGAGGAGGCGAATGAATTGAGCTTTTATGAGTTTCTTAAAGTCGAATTTGGCGACTGGGGTCGTTGGTGTAAACGtacatgttgtttttgttgtaggaaGCGTGTTTATGATCCGGAGAAGGGCGACGTTAAGGaacaaattgagaaatctgtggaCGATGCTGAGAAAAAGGCAGGGAAACGCAAGATGACAGATCGAGAAGAAGAAGGTCCATCATATGGACCGCAATTGCGCGATCTCAGTCAAGTGCGTGCAATGGCGCGCAAATTTAATGCCCAGATTGCACTACTGCGGCGCCATCAACGTTGGCGTCAACGGTATAACCGTTAA